The DNA region GTTACATGATcattttgatttatttattttcctATATGGACATTGTTCCCCCATTTTTTGAactaaaaaatatatcatatagGGAgcatttaatatttaacaacgttttattttttttatttttttttatttttttgaattatagaaatataaGAAGGTCAATAATTTCAACAATAtggaaaaataaatattgGTTAGgaaaagtaaaaaaaaatgttctgatattttaaaaatatatatatatatatatattttgaacaaaaaaaaaaacagaaaaaagtgtgtacatatatatattacatataacATGTGTATGCACTTTTTATGTTAGGtgtaaaataatattttccaTTTGCCATTTTCAAAACAAACCGAGTAAAGCTTaaacatacatatatatatatatatatatatatatatatatttatttatttatttatttttgtggagttttaatttttaatgtTTTTCCTTTCTGATGGTAGACGTGTCTAAAGAAACATCATAATATTCTTGATTTTCTAAAAatttaacaaaaaaagGATTGTAGAATGATTTATTTGTTGtatcattttgttttttattttttctatatgAATAAAAGAATAGAACATTTTCCTCATGATATATAAAGACGTTTAAAATGAATTTCCCTTCTTTTTCTACGTCAAaaatttgttttatttgaaaaatgTTTTGTAGTATATCGTAACAAAAAATTTGATAAATATTGAGTGAACaattatttctattatcatatgtttcttttgttttatGTTCATTCgtttgttttttttctttatttttttttttgtgatTTTCCTTTGTCATCTGATATTTCTGTGCAAATGGAACATATTCCCTCagatataaaaacaaaatattcTCAAAAAAATTCATTGTTCTTTCgataaataaattttttattatatcatttttgtATACATTTAAAATGTGTATATCATTGGAAGAACTTATTTTTTCATCCTTATgattaaaaatatttacagAATAAGAAATGTGAGcatttacaaaatatatgaGATAATTAGGtgtaattttatatgattcaatttgtttgtttttttcaattaatttataaaaagattgttttttattataatgaaatatattatatattatattaggttgtatatataaatattttttttttttttgatactttaatttatgttttaaaattatattttctatattattaaaaatacataattttttgtttacCTTAATTGGATTGTATTtataacataatattttatcaacatcatttttattaagagaaaatatattatcattattataagaagaatctttttcttcttcatttatattattattttttatatgtaataattgaaataacatatttttcatattattctcaaataattcaattatatttattaactttgatttttgtatattattatgtacattaagaaaatataattttttatttttttttgtaaattgttccttatctttatttttatgaataagattatttatatatttagatgatactatatatttcatatttttcaaagtgaaaattttttttataacttctttacttataaatttttttttttcttcatatgttcttttttgattaatatttatattcattgaattataattttgtttatgATACTTTATGTTTGGACATTTAAAATCTAAAAAATGCTCAACAGAAATAActtttgatatatattcaGATGATAATAAAGGTTCTATTTGTGATGATATATGTTCGTAATTTTGTTTCCTTTGAAAATAATCACCGTTGTCATTACACATATTAGTGTCTTTATTATCATtgatacatataaaatttaatttttgctcagtatttatattattataatttttgtttttatattcgaacaaatttttataaatattttttttttcttttttaatattatatataaattttttaaaattataaaaaatatatttatacatataaataaattcatTTGACAATTCTTCCTTTTCATTATTtggaatatttttttttttttttatttcttgTACATCAAAATTTGTGtcttcatttatatttacatttatatttgcatttatatcttcatttatatcttcatttatatcttcatttatatcttcatttatatcttcatttatatcttcatttatatcttcatttatatcttcatttatatcttcatttatatcttcatttatatcttcatttatatcattttttttttttttttttttttttttttttttttttttttttttttttttttttttttttttttttttttttttttttttttttttttttttttttttttttttttttttttttttttttttttttcttgttgTGATTGTGCCAAATTTGCCTTctgaaaaatataaattcattatatataaaaaaaaatacaataaccatttgttcattttgaataagaaaagaaatcttttcttttctaCTTCATTAgaataacatatattttttaataatttatttttcttcttcttaataaattttaattgACTTTGATATTTATCCttgaataattttataaaaaacatattattacgatattgaaaaaatttgatataaaagatattatCTATCTTGTTTCtaattttaaaatgtaataataaaaaaagatatggaaatttttttaatatatattggaaatgatttaataaaaatattctttcAAAATGAGttaatgtattatatttataaaaaaagaaatatatagataaacatatatttcttgttatatttaatattttatttttatatgatgtcgtaattttaaaaatattaattaaatgaaaatttgttcttttttttttttttttttttttttcttctttgtcttttcttttgttataataataatttttattatatgacATATTGTCtttctttaaaatatttaattgttctttggtattttttttttttaataaaaaaaaatatatataaatatattgatttggtgataatataatattttgcAACATATTATTCCAATTTAATAAATCTGTAACATTTTTACATATTCgtattaatttattttgtataaattttataaaaatattatttgaatgtattatattggcatatttcattatcactttttttattttatgaaataatgtattatgtatattataattcttttcttttaaacaaaaattttCCATAATAGTATAGAATGTgtaaatgtatatataattacatatatcaatattctttttattattaattttttccatattatttaggtcatcataatttatatatccCTTGAGGGTTCTATTCGAAagatattttttcaatttgtttattaacttttttttcttatacATACTTcgaaaaattataaatagCTCAACTAcaaattttaatattaaataaaaattattactattattattatttattatttttttttttttctcttttaaGTTAGGTGTCACATGTGATAGCacatatttgtatttattaaaatatattatatatgggtatataaaaatataaaaacattgattcatattattaaatgttACAAAGATGTTTTTTTCTCtctttaatatatcactgtggtatatataaatctCATAATTACAACAAAGGGTATTATAACatttcatattatcattacaaataatattatcattacaaataatattatcatccTTTTTAGTTTgacatatatttttatttgtgtttatatttttatttttaccACCTTCAGGTAATAACCACAATGCAATGCGTTCCAAAGAATGTTGGAGTCTCCCTTTTTTTAAACACTTacttctttttttgttattgaaggaatatttcaaataattttcagcaaaaatattatatctattatattttttgcGATCTCTAATAAAATTACGAACACTTCTCATGTTCATATCATCTATCgaattatttttcatattattattttctacTGTATAATTTTCAACACCctttgtattatatatcttatgGTTCTTACATACATTCttcttcttattattattattattattattaataataaatttgtgtctatttttttcattatgtaataatctatataaaatatatttaaattttattataaagGACATATGAGATATAGActtattttcataatttataaataacatataataatcaaCAAATTTTTTGGTATctccatttttttttatttgtttatcattattattgatAAAAGTATAATTATCACaatgtataaaattattataagtGTAATTAATGTTTCCGTTGTTTTTAgtatgcatatatatatatttttttgtttgtttattattattgtttatatcatctaactggttttcttttatatatgtaagaatattatttttttcatccatacatttttcataatatcTCTTATGacttatattattatattcttctttcttataattacaactgttatatttttctcttCTGGAATCAGATAATtcattataaaatataataatacatgAAGAAGTACTCACATGTCTtacatcattttttatttcaaataattctttattcacataataattaattttatgaaaaatataaaaattattattttcatcacttaaaaaatgaagacTCTTATTCATATGAACATTCTGTCCTATACGTGCAAGTGCTACATATTTTTTGCCTTTTTCAAtttgtataattttttgtatattaaaatgaagagaggtattatcatcatagatgtttataaaattttttatgcattttttctttttagatatatataattcatataatattttatttatatattttaattctattaaattaaataaataacctctttttttcttttctttttttttccttttttcaTCCTTCAACCTTAATAATACATCATGAATAATACCATAATCTTTTAATTCTGttaattcttcatttaatttttcatcaaacaattttttatctttcttcaaatacattataaaaaaataattcacAACTATATGATACtatcaattttttttttttttttttttgttgacttataattaacatattaaaagaaaaattttataGTTACATTTTATACGATCAAAAATGGTTTTATAACCGTATTAAATTCTTACACACAAACTTGcaataattattttgtaaaatatgttaaataaaaaaaaaaaatttacacGTAAACATTATATTACCACAAAAAggttatatatatatatatatatatatattatatgtatgtatatatatatatatattttttttttcattttagtacacaaaaaaaaaaaaaattttaaaaaataaaaaattttaaaaataaaaaattttaaaaagaatgatttacaaaatgaataaagaataatacatttacacaatattataaatatatatatatatttatttatttatttatttttatagttatatatttatttgtgATCATCCTGTGTTTTGCATTCCTGCTGCTATGGCCTTTATTGAGACTATTAATGCATCGTTAAGAGAAGTGTAATCAATAAATTTGTTTGTAGCCTCATCATATGTAGAAACATTAGTTCTTGATGGTATTCTTTCGAATTTAGaatctatatttttaacatAATCAAAGAAGCTTTCATTTTCTGTTTCACTTTGTGGGAATACATATGAATGTGATTCAATTAATGGATGAAATTTAGGATTTTTgattaatttttttttttttctactTAAATAAGAATTAATACGAACAttactatttttatttataggTTCCATATGTTCTCGttcttcattattaaataattctttttcttttttaaagttataattttctatataatttgttttaagagtatttaaatcattaatattatcattttggatattattattttccatattattattgaaTTGCTTATTATcttgttttatattttgtttatcTGTACATTCATTTGTTGAAGGTCCTAATGTGTTTtcaaaaattttataattgtGTGTAATATTTGTATGACTAGTATTATCCTTATTATGAAAttcatctttattttcatttttttgtttacTTTCTTTTTCTCTTAATCTTTTAAGTGCTTGTATTTGTATCAAATTACAAACAGTTACCCATTTAGTACGACATTCAATAGATCTTTTGGTGAGTTGATCATTATcacaaaattttttttcatttgtCACAAGGAATGTTAGTTGCATAGATTTTTTAAGTTTTTCTCTTAATAGAACAccaatatattttaattcttcTGGTACTAGAATATCATATTCTTGTGATATTTGTATACTAGCTTTAGCCATAACCATActaattaaattaaaaaagcTAGTACAGAATGGCCAATGTGTATACATATCTTGtataatatgtaatttattattatttattaaataatcataaatTTTTTCAATACCTAACCATACAGATAAATGCATTCTATTTTGTGTCCATGAAAAAACCCAAGGTATTGCTCTTAAAGATTCTACATTTCcttcttttctttttgatGGTCTTGAACCTAGATTTAATTTCCCTATTTCAATTTCTGGTGTAGCACATCTAAAATATTTAACAAaatctttattttcataaacAACTTTTCGATATTCTTTTGTACTTATTTCACTAATTTCATCCATTAAATCTCTCcattctttttttataacaagagtattttttaataatgaGCATTTTAAAAGAGCactcatatatatttcaacCGATCGTAATGCCATACCTTTTAAACAAAAGTCTTGTGTTATAACTTCACCTTGTATAGTAACTcttaaataatttttaatagtATTAATAGGTTGAGATAATATAGCTAAATGTTGAGGTCCACCACCTCTACTTACACTTCCACCTCTACCATGAAAGAAGCGTATTTCTAcagaatattttttaccTATATGTACAAGTTTTTCTTGTGCTTTAAATAATTCCCATGCAGATGTTAATCTTCCACCATCTTTTCCAGAATCTGAATAACCAATCATAATTTCTTGTTTATCTTCAAAATTTGTTGTTAAATGTTTACGATACcatgtattttttaataaattttctAATATAACAGATGAGTTTTGTAATGATTGAATAGTTTCTAATAATGGTACTACTCGTTGTGTTTTTCTTTGTGTAccttttttcatttctttttgGAATACTTCTACTAATAAAATATCAGAAGCATTTGAACACATGGAAACTATATATGCACCTAATGCACTATCTTCAATTTGTGAACAAACATCAAAAGTTTTGAtaacatttataaaatcATTTGGAACATCGTCTTCTtcttcaatattttttggtATTAAAGGTCTATTAGAATTAAGAATATCTGTTAAgaaattcattttttcatcttcatttaaaagtgaatattttttcatatttaatttctgacatatataattcattgTAGAAATGTGTTTTTCCGATTCTTGTCTTATATCTAATTTCATTAAATGTAAACCAAAAATTTTAACATTTCTAATAACATCTTTTAAATATCCTTCTGCAATTAATGTATTACCAGATTCAACTAAGCTTTTATAACATTCTAATAAAATTTCTTCAAATTCATCAGAATTATGGAacattaattttttataatcttCATCAACTCTTTGATTTGATATTAATGATTTATAAACTTCAACTACACTTTTTAATTTTGCCCATACAACTAATAAAGCTCTACgatatatttcttttttatttgattttgAAAAAGGAGAAAACCATTGAAATTTTTTGGCTAGGTATTTATGATCtttatcaaaaatatattctgAAACTTCATCTTCTAAAAGTTTTACATAAGATCTAAAATGTTGTGTACAATGATGTAATGTTAAATCTCGaattaatatttcaatCATAGGAATAAATAATTCACATCCTCtaattttattcatatagCAAACATATTTTGTAGTTTCTGGTAATACAAATGGATTACCATCACGATCTCCTCCTGCCCATGATGAGAAAATACAAAGTTTAGAATTTAATTTAACAGGTGGTAaattatattcaaataaCACATTATCAATATATCTTATAATATTAGGTATAcgataaaaaatacaattCTCAACAATGTCAACTAAAGATATTGCTTCATCAATAGGTGTTGGTTTTATTCTTCGAATAACATCAGTTTTCCaagatgataataaatttgtttttaaattatcatataataatttctttttatataattctttatcAGTATTATctaattttaataataattcacctaatcttatataattttttaaaagagATGTTCGAATAGCTTGTGTTGGATGTGTAGTTAATACAAATTCAATAGTCTGGTTACATAACtgttcatatatatcatttaattgAAATCCATTCtgtattaaaatattaaatgtaCCTTTTAACGTTTCATTAACTGAtccatatattttatcattagGTATAAAAGATTTATCAAATGCTTTTCTTCGTCTTCCTCTATGAGCCCATTCTGCAAAATTAGATATAACACACATATGTCCAAAGGCATTTACAATAGTACCTAAATATTcatcttttaaattatatatacaattttttaattttataaaattatcatcatttgGATTTTCACTATATGTTTCAGATAAATCATGAATCGTACATAAGAtttcaaataaattattaggtaaattatcttttaacatatcaaataataaaaaatctAATGCTTTTATATCATCTTTTAAAGGTTTTATAAAATCAACACACCCTATCTTTTCTATCATTTTTCCTTCAAtcaaaaattttaatttttcatcGTCTTTTCCTCCATTATCGGTATTATGCCCGTGGTCATCTTCTGTACCACTACAATAAATGAAATTGTTATAATTGCTCATTTGCAAAActtaaaattaatatataaatatatatatatataatatatatatattgaattTTTCCGTATTTCCAgatatttaaaaaatacacataaatattattcatatgtatgtattttttaatgttttATCTTTTGTGAAAAATTCTggaatttttttttattttattttaaatatattttttgtgttTACAACATTTTTAACGTCTGTTGTCATTATATTCAATGtaaatatttgttttaatgattttttttttttttgaagaGGCAAATATATATCCCTTCAGtgtatatacatataaatgtatattttattaatgtCCAATTTATTGTGCACACCTCAAAAGTGGgtaactttttttttttttcttttcttcaGAACCAAGTATGAAAACGTCCACgtatatgttatatattttgatcTGTATGattatgtatatacaaaaatatatatattatatatatatatatatatatttatttattattattatttttttttacaaaatacaaaagtaaaaaaaaaaaaaaaaaatcattaaaacaaatatttaCATTGAATATAATGACAACAGAGGTGgtggaaaaaaaaaaaaaaaaaaaaatacatataatataatataatatttataataaaatacgttaaaaatgttgtaaacacaaaaaatatatttaaaataaaataaaaaaaaattccAGAATTTTTTCACAAAAGATaaaacattaaaaaatacatacatatgaataaatNNNNNNNNNNNNNNNNNNNNNNNNNNNNNNNNNNNNNNNNNNNNNNNNNNNNNNNNNNNNNNNNNNNNNNNNNNNNNNNNNNNNNNNNNNNNNNNNNNNNNNNNNNNNNNNNNNNNNNNNNNNNNNNNNNNNNNNNNNNNNNNNNNNNNNNNNNNNNNNNNNNNNNNNNNNNNNNNNNNNNNNNNNNNNNNNNNNNNNNNNNNNNNNNNNNNNNNNNNNNNNNNNNNNNNNNNNNNNNNNNNNNNNNNNNNNNNNNNNNNNNNNNNNNNNNNNNNNNNNNNNNNNNNNNNNNNNNNNNNNaaaataaaaaaaaatataataaagacattacatattataacataatatattaatatgtgtaagtttatatatgtattattttattttattattatttttttttttttataaaattttaggaattcaaatttattaaaagtatataaatatgtgcatatattttataatatatatatttatatatgtattttttttttttttttttttttccttctATTGTAGAGTTGATAAACAAccttataaatataatcGATATATTTCTTCAATCTTACccaaataaataaataaataagaataattgtaggaatatattaaaacacagatcaaataaaattataaaataaatctaaccaacatataaaaattatttacttaaaaaaaataaaataaaataaaataaaataagacacaaaaaataaataaataaataaatatatatatatatatatataacttttaTAAGAAAGACAcaaatgttatattatcatttatttgaaagacaaaaaataaaaaagtaaataacataattttttttttttttttatattattataataaatataaacaacatatgacattatataaattatttagtatacataataatataatgtaatTATGTTGTTTATTCAggattttttttttttttttcggttaaattaaattttttcttttaaatatctttatgtttttttgtataacaaaaatgaataaatataaacattcTTTAAGGTGTTATTATActtattttgtttttctgtacatattatttgtattatttttttttgtaaacAATGACTTTAACAAACACTAATTTGTAGCaacacatataaatataaatatataaatatatatatatatttaccatataaaaattttttaaaaattatttttttttcatatatatattatatatatttatctatttataatatttcttcaatata from Plasmodium gaboni strain SY75 chromosome 14, whole genome shotgun sequence includes:
- a CDS encoding hypothetical protein (conserved Plasmodium protein, unknown function), with translation MYLKKDKKLFDEKLNEELTELKDYGIIHDVLLRLKDEKRKKKEKKKRGYLFNLIELKYINKILYELYISKKKKCIKNFINIYDDNTSLHFNIQKIIQIEKGKKYVALARIGQNVHMNKSLHFLSDENNNFYIFHKINYYVNKELFEIKNDVRHVSTSSCIIIFYNELSDSRREKYNSCNYKKEEYNNISHKRYYEKCMDEKNNILTYIKENQLDDINNNNKQTKKYIYMHTKNNGNINYTYNNFIHCDNYTFINNNDKQIKKNGDTKKFVDYYMLFINYENKSISHMSFIIKFKYILYRLLHNEKNRHKFIINNNNNNNKKKNVCKNHKIYNTKGVENYTVENNNMKNNSIDDMNMRSVRNFIRDRKKYNRYNIFAENYLKYSFNNKKRSKCLKKGRLQHSLERIALWLLPEGGKNKNINTNKNICQTKKDDNIICNDNIICNDNMKCYNTLCCNYEIYIYHSDILKREKNIFVTFNNMNQCFYIFIYPYIIYFNKYKYVLSHVTPNLKEKKKKIINNNNSNNFYLILKFVVELFIIFRSMYKKKKLINKLKKYLSNRTLKGYINYDDLNNMEKINNKKNIDICNYIYIYTFYTIMENFCLKEKNYNIHNTLFHKIKKVIMKYANIIHSNNIFIKFIQNKLIRICKNVTDLLNWNNMLQNIILSPNQYIYIYFFLLKKKNTKEQLNILKKDNMSYNKNYYYNKRKDKEEKKKKKKKRTNFHLINIFKITTSYKNKILNITRNICLSIYFFFYKYNTLTHFERIFLLNHFQYILKKFPYLFLLLHFKIRNKIDNIFYIKFFQYRNNMFFIKLFKDKYQSQLKFIKKKKNKLLKNICYSNEVEKKRFLFLFKMNKWLLYFFLYIMNLYFSEGKFGTITTRKKKKKKKKKKKKKKKKKKKKKKKKKKKKKKKKKKKKKKKKKNDINEDINEDINEDINEDINEDINEDINEDINEDINEDINEDINEDINANINVNINEDTNFDVQEIKKKKNIPNNEKEELSNEFIYMYKYIFYNFKKFIYNIKKEKKNIYKNLFEYKNKNYNNINTEQKLNFICINDNKDTNMCNDNGDYFQRKQNYEHISSQIEPLLSSEYISKVISVEHFLDFKCPNIKYHKQNYNSMNININQKRTYEEKKKFISKEVIKKIFTLKNMKYIVSSKYINNLIHKNKDKEQFTKKNKKLYFLNVHNNIQKSKLINIIELFENNMKNMLFQLLHIKNNNINEEEKDSSYNNDNIFSLNKNDVDKILCYKYNPIKVNKKLCIFNNIENIILKHKLKYQKKKKYLYIQPNIIYNIFHYNKKQSFYKLIEKNKQIESYKITPNYLIYFVNAHISYSVNIFNHKDEKISSSNDIHILNVYKNDIIKNLFIERTMNFFENILFLYLREYVPFAQKYQMTKENHKKKNKEKKQTNEHKTKETYDNRNNCSLNIYQIFCYDILQNIFQIKQIFDVEKEGKFILNVFIYHEENVLFFYSYRKNKKQNDTTNKSFYNPFFVKFLENQEYYDVSLDTSTIRKEKH
- a CDS encoding phosphoenolpyruvate carboxylase, whose product is MSNYNNFIYCSGTEDDHGHNTDNGGKDDEKLKFLIEGKMIEKIGCVDFIKPLKDDIKALDFLLFDMLKDNLPNNLFEILCTIHDLSETYSENPNDDNFIKLKNCIYNLKDEYLGTIVNAFGHMCVISNFAEWAHRGRRRKAFDKSFIPNDKIYGSVNETLKGTFNILIQNGFQLNDIYEQLCNQTIEFVLTTHPTQAIRTSLLKNYIRLGELLLKLDNTDKELYKKKLLYDNLKTNLLSSWKTDVIRRIKPTPIDEAISLVDIVENCIFYRIPNIIRYIDNVLFEYNLPPVKLNSKLCIFSSWAGGDRDGNPFVLPETTKYVCYMNKIRGCELFIPMIEILIRDLTLHHCTQHFRSYVKLLEDEVSEYIFDKDHKYLAKKFQWFSPFSKSNKKEIYRRALLVVWAKLKSVVEVYKSLISNQRVDEDYKKLMFHNSDEFEEILLECYKSLVESGNTLIAEGYLKDVIRNVKIFGLHLMKLDIRQESEKHISTMNYICQKLNMKKYSLLNEDEKMNFLTDILNSNRPLIPKNIEEEDDVPNDFINVIKTFDVCSQIEDSALGAYIVSMCSNASDILLVEVFQKEMKKGTQRKTQRVVPLLETIQSLQNSSVILENLLKNTWYRKHLTTNFEDKQEIMIGYSDSGKDGGRLTSAWELFKAQEKLVHIGKKYSVEIRFFHGRGGSVSRGGGPQHLAILSQPINTIKNYLRVTIQGEVITQDFCLKGMALRSVEIYMSALLKCSLLKNTLVIKKEWRDLMDEISEISTKEYRKVVYENKDFVKYFRCATPEIEIGKLNLGSRPSKRKEGNVESLRAIPWVFSWTQNRMHLSVWLGIEKIYDYLINNNKLHIIQDMYTHWPFCTSFFNLISMVMAKASIQISQEYDILVPEELKYIGVLLREKLKKSMQLTFLVTNEKKFCDNDQLTKRSIECRTKWVTVCNLIQIQALKRLREKESKQKNENKDEFHNKDNTSHTNITHNYKIFENTLGPSTNECTDKQNIKQDNKQFNNNMENNNIQNDNINDLNTLKTNYIENYNFKKEKELFNNEEREHMEPINKNSNVRINSYLSRKKKKLIKNPKFHPLIESHSYVFPQSETENESFFDYVKNIDSKFERIPSRTNVSTYDEATNKFIDYTSLNDALIVSIKAIAAGMQNTG